One Streptosporangium becharense genomic window, GAGGGTGCTCGACGGGGTGAAGACCACGTCGACCCAGTAGTTGGTGGACTTGAAGCTGGCGGTGGGGAAGCCGCTCGCGGCGCCGTAGCGGTACACGCCGTTGCCCCCGGAGGAGCCGCTGGAGGGTGCGGTGAGCACCCCGCTTCCGTGGCTCCTGGTGAAGTAGGGCCTCGTGATCGAGTAGTTGCCGTTCGGCGCGTGGTAGGAGGCGACGTAGGTGGTGTCGGAGCTCACCGGGACGGGCGTGGCGAAGTTCACCTGCTGCCAGCCGCTCGCCGTCTCATTGGTGAACGTCGCCGTCGCCAGCAGCTGACCCGAGGCGGTCCACAGGTTGCCGACGTGCGTCCCGGTGTTCTGCACGCCCTTGTAGAACCTGATCCCGCTGATGTGGCCCGGCCGGGTGGCCTGGAACTTCACCCCCACCTCGACCGCAGCGGGGTCACCGCCGGAGGCGAGGGCCGGGGTGGTGGAGGCCGGCCACAGGGTGCAGGGGCAGGCGGCGACGACGGTGACGATCCGCTCGTTCGGGGTGCCCTGGACGTTCCCGCTGTCGTCGACCGCCCGGGACATGATCGTCACCTGTCCCGCGGCGCCGGTCGTCCAGCTGTACTGCCACCTGGTGCGGCCCTTGGCCTGGAACCAGCGGTTGCCGCCGTCGAAGGAGACCTCGACGGCGGCGACCACGCCGCCGCCGGTGTCGTTCGCGGTGCCCTCGACCGAGATGGTCGTCCCGCTCGGCACGGACGCGTTCGGCGACGGGGTGTCGATCACCGAGGCCGGGCGGGAGGTGTCGGGCGACGCGCTCGCCGGGATCAGGCCCGGCTGCAGGGTGGCCGGCTGTGCCCCCATGTCGGCGAAGATGTTGACCGTCGCCTGCTGGGCCCGGATGTCGGTGGGCATGCCGGCCCGGTCGTGGACGGGGTCGAGCGCCCACGACCACTGCGTGGTGCCCGTGCCGAAGACGATCGCGCCGCTGGAGTGCTTGTACAGCGACAGGTTGTGCGTGGCGACCCCGGGGCCGTAGGCGTTGCCGAAGTTCAGCAGGTACCGTGTCATCCTGCCGATCACCGTCCTGGAGTAGCGCACCAGGCCCGGTGGCGAGAACTCGGTGTCGGGCGCCTCGTCCCACTCGTAGCCGAGGATCCCGGAGGGGAAGACCGCCGTCTCGCCCGGCTGGAGGTTCGCCACCGACGTGTAGCGCCACAGCCGCATGGGGGCGAACTCGGAGGAGACGACCATGGCGTCGGCGACCGTTCCGTTGATCCGGAACAGGGTGCCGGTCAGCGCGTTCTCCGGCCTGCCGCCCTCCGGGGGAGGGACGAAACGCGGGTCGCGCCAGGTGCCGGTCCACTGCGGGCTCGGGTCGATCTTGGCGTTCGCCAGCGTCTCCTTGTAGCAGACGAGCGTCCGGAACGGGGTGTTCTGGTCATCGATGCTGTTCTCCCAGCGGGTCTTCCAGAAGACCTCGTTCGCCGAGAAGAAGGCCATGTTGACCCCGGAGTCGCGGGCGGCCTCGGC contains:
- a CDS encoding DUF4082 domain-containing protein; amino-acid sequence: MAVLAAAGLLGPGQLPRDLTGGITAGTAEAAAGRAALACPAESVICQENSLPGNPPSEWDIPGAGSPDILGYTAQMSVNVGQTVDFKVNTPASDYRVDIYRIGYYGGMGARKITTVEPSVPLPQEQAACRREAETGLVDCGTWAVSASWAVPADAVSGVYSAKLVREDGVAGASQILFVVRDDARNADLLFQTSDATWQAYNTYGGNSLYSGSPAGRAFKVSYNRPVLTRAGTIGGSRESYFFNSEYPMVRWLEANGYDVSYTSNIDTASRPAQLLGHRAFLSVGHDEYWSREMRENAEAARDSGVNMAFFSANEVFWKTRWENSIDDQNTPFRTLVCYKETLANAKIDPSPQWTGTWRDPRFVPPPEGGRPENALTGTLFRINGTVADAMVVSSEFAPMRLWRYTSVANLQPGETAVFPSGILGYEWDEAPDTEFSPPGLVRYSRTVIGRMTRYLLNFGNAYGPGVATHNLSLYKHSSGAIVFGTGTTQWSWALDPVHDRAGMPTDIRAQQATVNIFADMGAQPATLQPGLIPASASPDTSRPASVIDTPSPNASVPSGTTISVEGTANDTGGGVVAAVEVSFDGGNRWFQAKGRTRWQYSWTTGAAGQVTIMSRAVDDSGNVQGTPNERIVTVVAACPCTLWPASTTPALASGGDPAAVEVGVKFQATRPGHISGIRFYKGVQNTGTHVGNLWTASGQLLATATFTNETASGWQQVNFATPVPVSSDTTYVASYHAPNGNYSITRPYFTRSHGSGVLTAPSSGSSGGNGVYRYGAASGFPTASFKSTNYWVDVVFTPSSTLWDDTDEPAIEDTGDTRATVVGLKFQAIADGVVTGVRFYKAPLNTGPHVGSLWTAGGQLLRSATAVGETASGWQQVNFDTPVPVTAGTTYVASYHMKSGRYSATRPYFTARYVRDPLLALADGEQGGNGVYRYSSSNAFPTNTYQSTNYWVDVLFNRNPS